A stretch of the Desulforamulus ferrireducens genome encodes the following:
- a CDS encoding YbjQ family protein: protein MIVTTTPGIEGRPIKNYHGLVTGEAIMGANIVRDIFASISDVVGGRSGAYESKLAQAREIAVEEMKEQARRLGANAIVGVDLDYEVVRDGMLMVSASGTAVTI from the coding sequence ATGATTGTTACCACAACCCCAGGAATTGAAGGAAGACCAATTAAAAATTACCACGGGTTAGTTACAGGTGAAGCTATTATGGGTGCCAACATTGTCAGAGACATTTTCGCCAGCATTTCTGATGTGGTTGGTGGCAGAAGCGGCGCATATGAAAGCAAATTGGCCCAGGCCAGGGAGATTGCAGTGGAGGAAATGAAGGAACAAGCCCGCCGGTTGGGTGCCAATGCCATTGTTGGCGTAGACCTGGATTACGAAGTAGTTCGTGATGGTATGTTAATGGTATCTGCCAGCGGCACAGCAGTTACCATATAA
- a CDS encoding TM1266 family iron-only hydrogenase system putative regulator, protein MNRRLGVVGIVIEDRHKVPEINHILSNYSDIIIGRMGIPHRERGLSVISLIVEGTNDEIGAMTGKLGNIKGVQVKSALSTKY, encoded by the coding sequence TTGAATCGCCGTCTAGGTGTAGTGGGAATAGTTATTGAGGATCGGCATAAGGTTCCCGAGATTAACCATATTCTGAGTAATTACTCCGATATTATCATTGGCCGTATGGGTATCCCCCATCGGGAAAGGGGCTTGTCAGTTATTTCTCTCATTGTTGAGGGTACCAATGACGAAATTGGAGCCATGACAGGCAAACTTGGTAACATCAAAGGAGTTCAAGTTAAATCGGCACTGAGTACCAAGTACTAG
- a CDS encoding aspartate ammonia-lyase, whose translation MNGLAYRIEEDLIGPREIPQDAYYGIHTLRAAENFNISRQRVHPELIKALAVVKQAAAETNMALGNLNPTIGNAIFQAAAEVAEGKLADQFIVDALQGGAGTSTNMNVNEVIANRAIEILGGTKGDYSLVHPLNHVNMSQSTNDVYPTALRIAAIRLLIHLSQACANLQGALQEKEAQFAGILKIGRTEMQDAVPITLGQEFSAWAEAIARDRWRLYKVEERLRQVNLGGTAVGTGLNAERKYIYSVIERLRALTGLGLARNENMIDGTQNADVFVEVSGLVKACAASLAKIAGDLRLLSSGPRAGLGEIRLPDLQAGSSIMPGKVNPVIPEMITQAAYQAMAQDLAITLAAQAGQLELNAFLPLIAANLLPAMETLAKAMNAMAERCIRGIEAVPEKCLAHLHDSVGIITVITPHVGYDVAAELAKTALKTGLSVRTVILQAGIFTEEELDQLLRPEIVTRPGIAGKGKIQGKGAKKDG comes from the coding sequence GTGAATGGGCTGGCTTACCGTATTGAAGAGGATTTAATTGGCCCCAGGGAAATTCCACAGGATGCCTATTATGGTATTCATACCCTGCGGGCAGCAGAGAACTTTAACATTTCCCGGCAAAGGGTACACCCCGAACTAATCAAGGCCCTGGCCGTGGTAAAACAGGCTGCGGCAGAGACCAACATGGCCCTGGGGAATTTAAACCCGACCATAGGTAACGCAATCTTTCAAGCGGCTGCTGAGGTGGCCGAAGGAAAGCTGGCTGACCAGTTTATCGTAGATGCCCTGCAGGGTGGGGCAGGCACCTCCACCAATATGAATGTTAATGAAGTCATTGCTAACCGGGCCATTGAAATACTGGGAGGAACCAAGGGCGACTATAGCCTGGTGCATCCCCTAAACCATGTGAATATGTCCCAGTCCACCAATGATGTTTACCCAACCGCCCTGCGCATTGCCGCCATTCGGTTGCTCATTCATTTATCCCAGGCCTGTGCCAACCTGCAGGGGGCGCTGCAGGAGAAAGAAGCGCAGTTTGCCGGGATATTAAAAATAGGGCGTACCGAAATGCAGGATGCTGTACCCATCACCCTGGGTCAGGAGTTTTCTGCCTGGGCTGAGGCAATTGCCCGGGATCGCTGGCGCCTGTACAAAGTGGAAGAGAGATTGCGCCAGGTTAACCTGGGCGGCACCGCTGTTGGCACAGGGCTAAATGCTGAGCGGAAGTATATTTACTCTGTGATCGAAAGACTTCGGGCGCTCACTGGCTTGGGTCTGGCGCGTAATGAAAATATGATCGACGGCACACAAAATGCCGATGTCTTTGTGGAAGTGTCCGGGTTGGTGAAAGCCTGTGCAGCCAGCCTGGCCAAGATTGCCGGGGATCTCAGGTTGTTATCCTCCGGCCCCAGGGCAGGTTTAGGTGAAATTCGCTTACCGGATTTGCAGGCGGGATCTTCCATTATGCCGGGTAAAGTAAATCCGGTGATACCGGAAATGATTACTCAGGCGGCCTACCAGGCGATGGCACAGGATTTGGCCATTACCCTGGCGGCGCAGGCCGGACAATTGGAACTTAACGCCTTTCTGCCCTTAATTGCGGCCAACCTGTTGCCCGCCATGGAAACCCTGGCTAAGGCCATGAATGCCATGGCCGAAAGATGTATTCGGGGTATCGAGGCGGTACCAGAGAAATGTTTGGCTCATTTACATGATAGCGTGGGCATTATTACCGTGATAACCCCCCATGTAGGCTATGATGTGGCAGCGGAACTGGCCAAAACCGCACTAAAGACAGGTCTTTCAGTAAGAACCGTTATTCTTCAGGCAGGTATATTTACGGAAGAAGAATTGGATCAGCTGTTAAGACCGGAGATAGTAACCAGACCGGGCATAGCCGGCAAGGGAAAAATACAGGGTAAGGGGGCTAAAAAAGATGGATAG
- a CDS encoding chemotaxis protein CheW, whose amino-acid sequence MAVGQEEQLVVFQLNDQQYALPINETQEIIRMAEVTRLPNTNYYIEGIINLRGTILPVISLNRRLGLPETEQTEDTRIIVVENKGNKVGMIVDSVLEVGRYTENEVEPPQMIGDNVDFLKGVVKKDDQLWLLINLDTVL is encoded by the coding sequence ATGGCAGTGGGTCAGGAAGAACAACTGGTGGTCTTTCAATTAAACGATCAGCAATATGCTTTACCCATTAATGAAACCCAAGAAATTATTCGTATGGCAGAGGTTACCCGTTTACCCAATACCAATTATTATATTGAGGGTATTATCAATTTAAGGGGTACCATTCTTCCTGTGATTAGTCTCAATCGTCGTTTAGGTCTGCCAGAAACTGAGCAAACAGAGGATACCAGAATCATTGTGGTGGAAAACAAAGGCAACAAAGTGGGTATGATTGTGGACAGCGTGCTGGAGGTAGGGCGCTACACAGAAAATGAAGTTGAACCTCCTCAGATGATCGGAGACAATGTAGACTTTTTAAAGGGTGTTGTGAAAAAGGATGACCAACTGTGGTTGCTGATTAATTTAGATACGGTATTATAA